In the Hordeum vulgare subsp. vulgare chromosome 7H, MorexV3_pseudomolecules_assembly, whole genome shotgun sequence genome, one interval contains:
- the LOC123410769 gene encoding phylloplanin-like, whose product MATKSLLLAALLVVISLAPHPAEADNKQPPLALVAGVVPCSAGSSINAAAVPPFPNAVVHMVCGGRVVAGTKADDGGAFTMNMGPATSSLLAPLLGNQCKVVVVTPLAACNASLASVTGTLAAPVQLLGVDSGSGSGGLGGLGGLIGLIGQIVGGLLGGILNIIPLPFSVV is encoded by the exons ATGGCAACCAAGAGCCTTCTCCTGGCGGCTCTCCTCGTGGTCATCAGCCTCGCGCCGCACCCTGCGGAGGCGGACAACAAGCAGCCTCCACTGGCCCTCGTCGCCGGCGTGGTGCCATGCAGCGCGGGGAGTTCCATCAACGCGGCCGCGGTTCCGCCGTTCCCGA ACGCCGTCGTCCACATGGTGTGCGGCGGCAGGGTGGTGGCCGGCACGAAGGCGGACGACGGCGGTGCATTCACCATGAACATGGGCCCGGCCACCTCGTCGTTGCTCGCCCCGCTGCTCGGCAACCAGTGCAAAGTGGTGGTCGTCACCCCCCTTGCCGCATGCAACGCATCCCTGGCCAGCGTCACCGGGACGCTGGCCGCACCGGTGCAGCTCCTAGGCGTtgacagcggcagcggcagcggcggccTCGGAGGACTTGGTGGCCTAATTGGCCTCATCGGCCAGATCGTGGGCGGCCTCCTCGGCGGCATCCTTAACATCATCCCCTTGCCCTTCTCCGTCGTCTAG